In Desulfosporosinus youngiae DSM 17734, the genomic stretch TCAGTCCCTTCTACCGGTGCATAGCCCAGAAATTTTGCCTCTCCATTATACTTATATTCCCCCGCTCCGGTTTTTCTCTCGGTCATTTGCCTTTCCAATTCAGCTAAGGATACAAGTTCCGGGTTTTGCTTAACATTTTCTAAATCATTGTCCATTTCCATCACTAGATCTGCATTATAGTGGGCAACCTTTGTACCCATTCCATTGATCATGAATGCTTTTCCGGATTCTCCAAACCTTATGCTGTTGGTTATCTGGCTTAAATTATTACCATCCCTCACAGCGGCCAGCACACCAACTATGGCACCATTTTGTTTAATCGGGACCGCATAAACAATGATCATTGAACCATCATCCCGGCTTATTATTGGTTCAGATATCGCTCGTTCACCGGCGATAGCCTTCTGAAAATAATCCCTATCCTTAATATTAAGCTCCGTTCCTGTTGTTATCTTTGCCGATCCATCCGGGAGAGCAATAAGCATCGAAGTATGTCCGCTTCTTGTTGTCTCATCTTGAAGAATTGCGTTCTTATCCTCCCAAGGGTTATTAAGGTCTTTTATGCGATCCCTGTTCGCTACCACTTCTAAAGCCCCTAACAGGACATTCATTCTTTCTGTTACAACCTTTGCTCCTTGGCCTGCCAACTGCGGGAGTGCCTGTTCAACCTGTGCGGTTATCGCTTTGGCTGCCATTATATATGAAATTACACCTAAGCCTCCACAAACAAATAGCAAAAGCACCCCAATATACAATACAATTTTTCCTCTTATGCTGCTAATATAAACTCCCCTCCCTAGATAAATTACTTTTTTAGAATAACTACTATAAGTATAACGTGGATTATATATTCGCTAAGTGTTATCTAGTTCCTGCTAGGAAAACCAAGTTTTTTAAAATTATTTTAAGATAGCTTCATGCTTAGTTTTAGCGTGTTAAGACTATTGCTTAAGAAATTGAAAAGCTTTTGTTATTACCTGTCAATCGATTGCAAATCTGCCTTAGAAGACCTTGGCTGACGCCAAGGTTTCTGTACCAAATTCCCAAACGTTTGGGAATTTGGTACAAGCATCACCGCTATATGGATTAGCAAGTAAAAGAATGCCCTGCTCCAAAAAGACCCTAAAGACATACAGAAGAATTCCCAGACCCTCAAGCAGGGCAGCTTCGTCCACAGAAGCGAACCCATCGCATGGAGAGGCGGTAAAAGCCCACAAAACGGTGCGGGGAGACAGAGCCACGGGTTCACATCAGGTATTACCCGGAGGTTTGGCACGAAAGTGTCCGGTGGACAGTTTCGCCGAAGCGGCTATCTCCAAAGAATACTTATCCGCTGAAGGTAGTCCCGCACCGGCGGGTGGGCGAGCCTCGGAGTGCTGCGGTACGAAGACACTGTCTTCGCACGAATTAACTAATCTTGCACGGATGTGGACGAAGCTGCCCGACCCGGGACACTCGCATTTTCATCCTCTGCTGGTGCCGCAGCAGCTGCATGGAAGTCTGATATACCTAAAAGAAAACAGCCCTATTCAGACTGTTCAGGCGACATCCCCTCTTGATTCCAGTCTATCTCCAACCCGACCGGGCAATGATCCGACCCCAAAACATCCTGATATATTACCGCATTTCTGAGCTGACTTTTCAATTCTGCAGAAACACAAAAGTAGTCGATTCGCCACCCAGCATTATTGGCTCTGGCATTGAACATATAGGACCACCAGGTATAGGCTTGTGTTTTATCCGGATAAAAGAACCTAAATGTATCAACAAAGCCCTTGTTAATTACTTCATCAAATTTGCTTCTTTCTTCCGGAGTAAAGCCTGCGTTCTTTTTATTGGTACTTGGATTTTTAAGATCCATTTCTTTATGGGCCACATTTAAATCTCCACAAACTATTACAGGTTTGCATTTTTCTAATCCTATAATATAGTTCAGAAAATCGTCCTCCCACTTCATCCTGTAGTCTAATCTAGCCAGACCTCTTTGAGAATTTGGGGCATATACTGTAACTACATAGAATTTCTCAAATTCTAAGGTTATTAATCTTCCTTCCTTATCATGCTCTTCTTTACCCATTCCATAGACAATATTAAGTGGTTCAATCTTAGAGAAAATGGCTGTCCCGGAGTAGCCCTTTTTCTGAGCGAAATTCCAGTACTGATAATAGCCGTCAAGAGTAAAGGGAATCTGTTCTTTTTGAATTTTTGTTTCCTGGAGACAAAAGATATCCGCATCTTCCTTCAGAAAGAAATCCATAAAGCCATTTTTTACACAAGCTCTAATTCCATTAACGTTCCATGATATTAACTTCATCTAGTAAAATCTCTCCTCTTGAGTTTGCTTATTGAGAAAACTCTCACTCCTGCTCCGATTATAATCGTTCTGCGACTATAATACCAGAGGTGACAGGTCCCATAACCTTCCATAAATAGTGATAAAGAAATCCTTTTAAAAAGGCGTAACGAAAGTAAAGTTTCGTTACGCCCTTGATTATCTTATGACTTATTCACTTGTTTTTACTCTGGCGTCCTTAGCCAGTTGTCTCGCTTGATGTGCATAGTCTATGGCTTTTCCTAAATTGTTCAATGATTCTGCCGGGTTATGAAAACCATAACCATTGGTTACCATGACATAGTCCAAATACCACTGCCCTTTGCGATGCATCTCTTGGGCCTGGGCAAGGAGCTCTGCATTAACTCCTGGAGTTTCACCTGCCGTTTTCAGCTCATTAATTGCCTGTACCACTGCCTCACCAGCGAGATCCTGAACCTCTTTGGTTTTTTCCTGGGTATCTTTAACTCTCGCCGTGAGCCATTCACTGCCTTCTCTGTGACAAACCGCACAACTTTGATCAATCGTCTTCAAGGGACTTGTCCAGTTATGGGAGCTTACTTTGGTATTGCCGATTTTTACATAGGGCATATGACAATCGGCACAAGCCAGGCCGGCAGTCTGATGCGTGCTGCCCATAAAAGTTTCATACTCTGCATGTCTGACCTTGACCAACCCTGTACCGGCATCAGGATGCTTCCATTCGGAAAAATTATCCTCATCAAAATAGGCTAGAATCTCATCAGCCTTAATTCCATTATCCCAAGGAAATGTTAGGATTTTAGATTCAGGTTTAAAATAATAGGTCACATGGCATTGGGCACAAACCAGGGACCGCATTTCCTGCCTTGTCGCCTTAGTAATATCTTTTCCCTGCCGTTCAAAGGCTTGGATTAAGGCCGGTTGAGTAATTTTCAGCTCCATGGTTTTGGGATCGTGACAATTTAAACAGGCAATTGGATCTTTCAACTGAGAGTTGATCTCTTCAAAGGACATCGTATAATACTTATCACCATACTTCTCGATCAGTCCCGGAATCTGGGATGATTTACAGGTATTGCAGGCGGCACCCGTCTTATATCTCGAAGGATCAATCTCTCGAATATCCTCCAGCGTATAGACATGTCCCCTAGGCTCATTGAATTCATTCGCAAAACCTAGTCCGGCATAAAGCGGTTTCATATAGGGCTTCGTCTCAAAGTGGGATGGCTTTTCCGTGTTGTTAAAATTCTCTTGATAGGTCTGATAATGCAGCGGGTAATAGTTCCCCCATACAGCCGGGTCGGTTTCATTGGCAGCGATTTCCCCCAATTGTTCTCTCCGTGGTTCCTGGTTATGAGTTACAAAGAAAAACGCTCCGGCAAACATAACCGCGGCCAAAATTGTCGTTGTAACTACAGCAATCCCCAAATGCTTTCTGGAATAGGTTTTGTTATCCAAGATTTATCCCTCCTTGCTTATTTCTGATGAGGAGTACTGCGATGACAATCAAAGCAATACCTGCCTCCATCCTCACTTGTATCCCCAACAGTCTGAAGGAGGTCCCCATGGCAGCGCAAACAATTATCCTGAACAATGTTCCTGCCGATAGGGCTGATCCGGATTTCGTAGGGGTCTTTGTCAGCGAGTACGGAAATGACGTCTTTGGTTCCCGTATAGGCCTTGTACATCGCACCGGAAACTAAACTATGAGGAATATGACAATCTCCGCAATTTGCTCCTAAGCTATGAGCAGAATGCAGAAAGGTCCCGACCTGTTCATCCATGACATGGCATTGGCCGCAAAACTCAGGACGATCCAGACCAAGTGCCGGCAGCTTGGTCAATAAGATCAGGCAAAAACTAAGCAATAGAGCACCGCTTAAAATCACCAGTTTCTTCTTTCTCGACAATTCTGAGATCTCCCCCCTCCTCTTCGATGCTTTTCTCTATAATCTATTACGGCCTATTCATCCGCCAACCCGTCACTTTGATTTACAATATCCTAAACTATTCTATATCTTTCAATTTAATCCTGCCTGCTTCCTCAATAAAAACTAAAAAGTTCTTTTTGCCAAACAACGTATAGTTTAATTGATTTGGTAAACACTACCATAATAATTCTGATAGAATTGGAAGGAATCCTCTTGAAGCTGCGAACTTTTTTGTTGTTAGGAACTCTATCTTTTGTGTTATTTGTAGCGATTACACTGGTATCCTCAAGACTTCCATCCCCCATGCCTGAATCAGCTGTGGCCGGCAAGCTCGTCTGGCAAAGAAACAATTGTGTAAGCTGCCACACTCTATTTGGACATGGCGGGTATGAAGGAGATGATTTAACGCATATTACTGCTAAGGTTAAGTCGTCATACCTTATCAACTATCTTGTTCAGCCGCCACTAATGCGGCCTAACAAACACACTCATCACCCGTCCCTCAATGAAGAAGATGCCCATAACTTAGTAAACTATCTGGAGTTTGTGCACACCATTCCGACTTTAGGTTGGCCTCCCCAGCCGAAAAATGTGGAGGAGGACTCATGAAGCTATTCAAGCGCTTTTCCTTTACAGGTAAAGTTGATAAATCCCTAGGCCGAAAACAGCAATTTATGGCTCAAAAGATCAGCCGAAGATATTGTTTGACGGCAGCCAGCTTATTTGCCTTGCAAAGTATCGTTGCTTTGCTAGGAGCATCGGATTTGCTGATACCGGATTTTCCTTCTCCAATTCCCTTTGAGTATGGCAGAGCAATTCACCTTTCTTTAGCTGTGCTTTGGCCTCTCATCGGTACCTTGGGCATGGTTTACTTTTTCATCACTGCCGAACTTAACAGAGAAATCTATTCTCCCCGTTTGGTCCGCTGGCAGTTTGGGCTGGTTATGTTTTTCAGCCTGTCTATCTTTGGAACCTTGGCCCTGGGGATTGGCAACGGCCGGGAATATCTTGAAGGACTGCCCGTTTTTTATGTCGGTATCTCTTCGGCTCTGGCCCTGGTCTCCTACAACCTTATCCGAACATTGCTGATGGATAAAAAAAATATAACCCCTGCTGCCGCGATAATGACAGTGGGAGTTATCTTTCTCCTTCTGCTTTTGCTGCCAAACGCCATAACCTTCAGCAACCCGATCGCCGATGAGGCCACCAAGTTTTGGGTTGTCCACTTATGGGAAGAAATGGCCTTCGAGCTTACCACCGCTGGTTTCATTGCCGCCTATTATAGTGTTTCGGGGCTGGCCTCCCGGAAACAAATTGAAAAGTGGCTTTATTTAGAAGCGGCTTTGGCGGTCGTTGGAGGCTTGTATAGTACCGGACATCATTATTATTGGATTGGTTTCCCTGCTTTTTGGCTGGTCCTTGGTTCATTGGTCAGCCTGGTCGAGATCATTCCCGTAGGTATGCTGGCCCATATGACCTATAAAGGTCTTAAGTCGGTCAAAATTAGAAGCAACCGGCAAAAGCTCACCCTATGGCTGATACTCAGCGGTGTCTTTCATCATATAACCGGCGCCTCTCTTTTAGGCCTGTTTATGACCTTGCCCTGGGTCAATCTTTATGCACATGGAACGTATTTTACCTCCGGTCACGCACATTTGGCTTTATTCGGCAGTTTAGGCTTCACGGTTTTAGCCGGGTGTTATTACATTCTAAGCCAAGGCAGTGAACCCACACTCAAGGGGTACCGGGGCGGAGTTATCGGAGTACTTTTGCTCAATGGCGGACTGATCACCATGGGCGTTGCCCTGCTGATTGCCGGTTCCATACAGACTTATCTCTGGAGAATCCTGGGTGTTGACTTTATGGAAGTGCATTCCCTTCTTAAACCGTATTTGATCATTCGATTGCTGGGCGGGGTGATGTTTGGGCTTGGCGACCTGCTGTTTTCCTGGCGTATTTATAAAGCCTGGCAGGAAACCCGGTCCTATAGGTAACCTGAACTGAAACTTTAACTATGAGGACAAACAATGCAGATTACAATAACGAGTTCGTTCTGGATGTTTCTTTTGATAGTGATGCTTGCACTTCAATTGCTCTTAATACTTATACTTGTCATTAAACCAATTCTGCGTTATCTTGTTGGACTACAGATTAAAGATTTTCTGGGAAAATTGCTTTCGGATAAGTACACCCAAAACCTTATGGAAATTTGGCCGGCGGGAAAACGTATATCTGTGTTAAACATCCTGGAAATTGGTTTGCGTTCGCAGAATGGAAAAATTGTCACACGGCCTATCGGTTCTCCTAAGAAGTTTCCCGGTTTTGACAACCTCATGTTTTCTCCCCGCTTAATGACAAGACTTTCTTTACCCGAAAACGCTCAGATAAACATGCAGGTAACAATCGGTCCGAGAGCCAAAAAGCCGATGACCCTCAACATTCCCATTATGATCGGCGCTATGGCTTATGGTATAGCTCTGAGCGAAGAAGCAAAAAAAGCTTTGGCTAGAGCAGCCAAAACCCTGCAAACTTCCACTTGTTCCGGAGAGGGTCCTTTTTTGCCGGAAGAACGCATGGAAGCGGGCAACTATGTCTTGCAAATATCACGCTGGGCATGGGGGGCAAGAACTCAGGAGCAAATTGACTCTGCCAACATGTTGGAAGTCCAGATGGGGCAAGGGTCGGATATGGGGGCTGTCAGTATAGAGGCCGCCGAATTTGAAGGCCGGGCCCAAGAACTTTCAGGCTTGGCCCCGGATGAAATGGCTATTGCCTTTCCGGCACCGCCCGGTATTCAAAAGCAAAGCGATTGGCCTGGTTTCATGAAGAGTCTGCGTAAACGATCAAACGGTGTCCCCATCGCCTTAAAACTTATGGCTACCGGACATCTGGAGGAAGACTTAGACGCCGCCATTCGTTTAGGTTTTGACGCTGTCATTATTGATGGCGCACAAGGCGGCTCTCATGCGACGACTCCCGTTAAACAAGATGATTTTGGCATTCCCACTCTCTTTGCCTTAATCAGAGCCGTGCGCTTTTTAAAGAAACACGGGGTCCGTGAGCAGATGAGTTTAATCATAGCCGGTGGGTTCTATACTCCCGGGGAGTGTCTTAAAGCCCTTGCTTTAGGGGCGGATGCTATCTATATGGCAACTGTTCCCCTCTTTTCGCTGACCCATAATCAAGTTAGTAAAGTAATACCCTGGGAACCTCCAACAACTTTGGTATTTTATGATTCTCCATCTAAGAGCAAACTCGATATCGATCAAGCGGCCACAAGTGTTGTAAACACCATAACCTCCATGGTTTTAGAAATGGAAGAAGGCATGCGCGCTCTTGGCAAAGCATCCTTGAAAGAGCTTAACGCTGACGACCTTGTGGCCTTGGACGCTTTGAGCGCAGAGGTTACCGGAGTAAAGCGGATGTACTAGTTCCGGATTTAAGACAAAGACAAAGGCCAAAACCTCATAGAGATTTTGGCCTTTGCCGTAAGCTTTTTAAGGGGGCATTATGCTTCTTTCTTAGCTGAGGGGAGAATCATTTCTACGTCACCATGGGGACGGGGAATGACATGAACGGAGATCAGTTCTCCAACACGCTGAGCTGCAGCGGCTCCGGCATCGGTGGCCGCTTTTACAGCACCAACATCTCCTCTTACCATAATGGTCACCAGACCACCGCCGACGAATTCGCGGCCAATCAGCTGAACGTTGGCAGCTTTCACCATGGCGTCTGCCGCTTCTATTGCTCCTACAAGACCTTTGGTTTCAATTAATCCTAAAGCTTCTGATCTACTCATTTTTGTTTCCTCCTAAAATTTTAGTTTGCTAGTTTTATTTTTGAAGTTGAGGCGAGATGCATGGCATTCGCTTCTTCCGTATCAATATGAAATTCCAGGACCGAGGTATTATTGGCTCTGATGACGACATTGGAGTAAGTTCCTCCCCGAAGTCCATCTATTTGGATCGTCACTTGTTCCCCATCGGTTACGCCAAAGTTTTTGGCATCCTCCAGGCTCATATGAATATGGCGCTGCGCTATCAAGAGGCCTTTGCCAAGTATGACACTTCCTTTGGGGCCAATGAGAGTGATTCCCGGGGTTCCCGGCAGATCTCCCGACAACTTCACCGGCGCGGTTATGCCAAGTTTGAAGCAATCTGCCTGGAGTATTTCTACCTGGGATTCCCTTCGCACCGGTCCGAGAATGCGAACTTTTTCAATAGCGCCTTTAGGCCCTGCTATGGTCAGGGTTTCCTTGCAGGCATATTGCCCGGGCTGGGATAAATCCTTGGCTTTTGTCAATCGGTATCCTGCACCAAACAAGGTTTCCAAATCCGCTTGGGAAAGATGAATATGACGGTTGGATATGCCAACGGGTATGGATTGGTCGTCCTTTTGCAAATACCCCCCTTCTCTAATTGCTTCCAAGAGAAGCGCTGCTAAATCATCATACTTTCCCACGGTTATTTACCACCTCTTTGTTTGAGCAGCGCAAGGACTTCATTCACCACGCTCATAATCTCATCGTCACCGACAGCGCTGGGGCTGCCGCTTTGTCCCACACAGGCTGAAGAGACAGAGGGCGTGTTTTCGGCAACGTCTTTGATTCCATAGGCTATACGCTTGATATTAATCAAGTGCAGGGGAGTTACATTATCGGAAGTTGCGCTTCCGCCCCAAGTACCGCAGCCCAGGGTAAAGGACGGGGACAGTCCCGTACTTGCCCCCACACCCCCTTGGCTGGAGGCTGTGTTGACTAAAATCCTGAAGACAGGTTTTTCGGCAAATTTCATGACCATTTCAGGGTTTTCTGTATGAATGGAAAGGCTGTGCCCGACACCGCCATTATGCAAAAGTTTGATGCACAGATCACAGGCTTCCTGCCAATCGTTGACAGTATAGAAGGCTAGTACCGTCGTCAGCTTTTCATAGGACAGGGGATATTCTTCACCCACGCCCTGTTGTTCTCCCAACAGGACTTTTGTTCCGGGAGGAATGGTTATCCCGGCACTGTCTGAGATGACAGCCGCTGATCTCCCCACCATTTTTGCGTTCATGGCATGACCGCGGACAAATAACTTTTTGGCCACTTGGTTTGTTTCCCCAGGGGTCATGAAGTATCCGCCCTGGCGTCTGAACTCTTCCATAACCTGGTCACGAATGCATTCTTCAACAATTACGGACTGCTCAGAAGCACATATGGTGCCATTGTCAAAGGTTTTACTGGCAATGATATTCTTGACCGCTTTCCTAATATCGGCGGATCTTTCAATATAGGCCGGAACATTGCCCGGGCCGACACCCAAGGCCGGTTTTCCTGCGCTATAAGCGGCCTTGACCATGGCTGAGCCGCCTGTGGCGATGATCATAGCCACTTCGTCGCATTTCATCAGTTCATTGGTGGCATTCATTGAAGGCTTTGAGATACAGCCAATGATATTAGCCGGGGCACCGGCAGCTACGGCGGCATCGTTCATCAGTCTGGCTGCCTGCAAAGTGCACTTCAGGGCCGAAGGGTGGGGGGAGAACACAATCCCGTTCCGGGATTTAATGGCGATAATGGATTTGTAGATGGCCGTTGATGTAGGATTGGTTGAGGGAATAATCCCCATGAGCACGCCTACCGGTTCGGCAATTTCCATTAGTTTGTTGACCTTGTCATTTTTGACGACTCCGATCGTCTGCATGGGTTTGATGAATTCATAGAGTTCTGTGGAAGCAAAACGATTTTTAAAGATTTTATCCTCTACTTTGCCAAACCCTGTTTCTTCCACTGCCAATCTTGCCAGAGAAGCGGCATTCTCCTCCGCGGCTTTCACCATATTACGGATAATTTTATCAATCTGCTCGGCATTGAATTTAGCCAGCTGAGTTTGAGCCACCTTGGCCTGACGGGCAAGATTTCTGGTCTCTTGCACGGATTGTAAATCATAATCAAAGTTTTCCAAGTTACTATCCCTTCCTCCACTGTCTCGATCGTTTCCAGGTACATTGTTCGTAGTTACTCAATCTCCCGCTCGTAATATCCCTTGAATTTCTGGATCAGTAAGTCTTTGTTTGCTTTGGAAATGGCTCTCCCTGCGAAGCCAAGTTCTTTGTAGTCTCTGGCCAGATTTCTAAGCTTTACCACGGAAAAGGATCGCAAGAGGTTCAAGCTCTTGCCAAGGCCGACTTCCTGTACGAGAGCATCGACTTCCTCTTTGCAGAGTCGCTTCAGCGTTATTTGCTCCAACTTAGTACATTCTTCTTTTATGATCTCGGCTGATTCTGCCTCTCCGGCAGCTTTGTCACAGTTTCCTAAGGGATCGGTCAGGTTCGGGTTCGGATCAGAGTCTGAAAGAACGCTTGTTTTCTCAAAGACCATGCTTTCAAGGGCAGGATGGGGTCTGG encodes the following:
- a CDS encoding phosphate propanoyltransferase is translated as MGKYDDLAALLLEAIREGGYLQKDDQSIPVGISNRHIHLSQADLETLFGAGYRLTKAKDLSQPGQYACKETLTIAGPKGAIEKVRILGPVRRESQVEILQADCFKLGITAPVKLSGDLPGTPGITLIGPKGSVILGKGLLIAQRHIHMSLEDAKNFGVTDGEQVTIQIDGLRGGTYSNVVIRANNTSVLEFHIDTEEANAMHLASTSKIKLAN
- a CDS encoding cbb3-type cytochrome c oxidase subunit I, with product MKLFKRFSFTGKVDKSLGRKQQFMAQKISRRYCLTAASLFALQSIVALLGASDLLIPDFPSPIPFEYGRAIHLSLAVLWPLIGTLGMVYFFITAELNREIYSPRLVRWQFGLVMFFSLSIFGTLALGIGNGREYLEGLPVFYVGISSALALVSYNLIRTLLMDKKNITPAAAIMTVGVIFLLLLLLPNAITFSNPIADEATKFWVVHLWEEMAFELTTAGFIAAYYSVSGLASRKQIEKWLYLEAALAVVGGLYSTGHHYYWIGFPAFWLVLGSLVSLVEIIPVGMLAHMTYKGLKSVKIRSNRQKLTLWLILSGVFHHITGASLLGLFMTLPWVNLYAHGTYFTSGHAHLALFGSLGFTVLAGCYYILSQGSEPTLKGYRGGVIGVLLLNGGLITMGVALLIAGSIQTYLWRILGVDFMEVHSLLKPYLIIRLLGGVMFGLGDLLFSWRIYKAWQETRSYR
- a CDS encoding c-type cytochrome — encoded protein: MKLRTFLLLGTLSFVLFVAITLVSSRLPSPMPESAVAGKLVWQRNNCVSCHTLFGHGGYEGDDLTHITAKVKSSYLINYLVQPPLMRPNKHTHHPSLNEEDAHNLVNYLEFVHTIPTLGWPPQPKNVEEDS
- a CDS encoding FMN-binding glutamate synthase family protein translates to MQITITSSFWMFLLIVMLALQLLLILILVIKPILRYLVGLQIKDFLGKLLSDKYTQNLMEIWPAGKRISVLNILEIGLRSQNGKIVTRPIGSPKKFPGFDNLMFSPRLMTRLSLPENAQINMQVTIGPRAKKPMTLNIPIMIGAMAYGIALSEEAKKALARAAKTLQTSTCSGEGPFLPEERMEAGNYVLQISRWAWGARTQEQIDSANMLEVQMGQGSDMGAVSIEAAEFEGRAQELSGLAPDEMAIAFPAPPGIQKQSDWPGFMKSLRKRSNGVPIALKLMATGHLEEDLDAAIRLGFDAVIIDGAQGGSHATTPVKQDDFGIPTLFALIRAVRFLKKHGVREQMSLIIAGGFYTPGECLKALALGADAIYMATVPLFSLTHNQVSKVIPWEPPTTLVFYDSPSKSKLDIDQAATSVVNTITSMVLEMEEGMRALGKASLKELNADDLVALDALSAEVTGVKRMY
- the eutM gene encoding ethanolamine utilization microcompartment protein EutM — its product is MSRSEALGLIETKGLVGAIEAADAMVKAANVQLIGREFVGGGLVTIMVRGDVGAVKAATDAGAAAAQRVGELISVHVIPRPHGDVEMILPSAKKEA
- a CDS encoding acetaldehyde dehydrogenase (acetylating); amino-acid sequence: MENFDYDLQSVQETRNLARQAKVAQTQLAKFNAEQIDKIIRNMVKAAEENAASLARLAVEETGFGKVEDKIFKNRFASTELYEFIKPMQTIGVVKNDKVNKLMEIAEPVGVLMGIIPSTNPTSTAIYKSIIAIKSRNGIVFSPHPSALKCTLQAARLMNDAAVAAGAPANIIGCISKPSMNATNELMKCDEVAMIIATGGSAMVKAAYSAGKPALGVGPGNVPAYIERSADIRKAVKNIIASKTFDNGTICASEQSVIVEECIRDQVMEEFRRQGGYFMTPGETNQVAKKLFVRGHAMNAKMVGRSAAVISDSAGITIPPGTKVLLGEQQGVGEEYPLSYEKLTTVLAFYTVNDWQEACDLCIKLLHNGGVGHSLSIHTENPEMVMKFAEKPVFRILVNTASSQGGVGASTGLSPSFTLGCGTWGGSATSDNVTPLHLINIKRIAYGIKDVAENTPSVSSACVGQSGSPSAVGDDEIMSVVNEVLALLKQRGGK
- a CDS encoding exodeoxyribonuclease III is translated as MKLISWNVNGIRACVKNGFMDFFLKEDADIFCLQETKIQKEQIPFTLDGYYQYWNFAQKKGYSGTAIFSKIEPLNIVYGMGKEEHDKEGRLITLEFEKFYVVTVYAPNSQRGLARLDYRMKWEDDFLNYIIGLEKCKPVIVCGDLNVAHKEMDLKNPSTNKKNAGFTPEERSKFDEVINKGFVDTFRFFYPDKTQAYTWWSYMFNARANNAGWRIDYFCVSAELKSQLRNAVIYQDVLGSDHCPVGLEIDWNQEGMSPEQSE
- a CDS encoding NapC/NirT family cytochrome c; the encoded protein is MSRKKKLVILSGALLLSFCLILLTKLPALGLDRPEFCGQCHVMDEQVGTFLHSAHSLGANCGDCHIPHSLVSGAMYKAYTGTKDVISVLADKDPYEIRISPIGRNIVQDNCLRCHGDLLQTVGDTSEDGGRYCFDCHRSTPHQK
- a CDS encoding BMC domain-containing protein; the encoded protein is MQALGLIETRGLVPAIECADVMLKTAQVELMGRTLTGAGLVTIAITGDVGAVKAAVEAGVTAAARMGSSLVSQHVIPRPHPALESMVFEKTSVLSDSDPNPNLTDPLGNCDKAAGEAESAEIIKEECTKLEQITLKRLCKEEVDALVQEVGLGKSLNLLRSFSVVKLRNLARDYKELGFAGRAISKANKDLLIQKFKGYYEREIE
- a CDS encoding ammonia-forming cytochrome c nitrite reductase subunit c552, whose translation is MDNKTYSRKHLGIAVVTTTILAAVMFAGAFFFVTHNQEPRREQLGEIAANETDPAVWGNYYPLHYQTYQENFNNTEKPSHFETKPYMKPLYAGLGFANEFNEPRGHVYTLEDIREIDPSRYKTGAACNTCKSSQIPGLIEKYGDKYYTMSFEEINSQLKDPIACLNCHDPKTMELKITQPALIQAFERQGKDITKATRQEMRSLVCAQCHVTYYFKPESKILTFPWDNGIKADEILAYFDEDNFSEWKHPDAGTGLVKVRHAEYETFMGSTHQTAGLACADCHMPYVKIGNTKVSSHNWTSPLKTIDQSCAVCHREGSEWLTARVKDTQEKTKEVQDLAGEAVVQAINELKTAGETPGVNAELLAQAQEMHRKGQWYLDYVMVTNGYGFHNPAESLNNLGKAIDYAHQARQLAKDARVKTSE